In a single window of the Fusarium falciforme chromosome 3, complete sequence genome:
- a CDS encoding Mannan endo-1,4-beta-mannosidase — MRFEIAQLFTFFAAASLWTTSVQAGPASASGTKFTIDGETGYFAGTNCYWCSFLTNRADIDQTLDNIATSGLRILRVWGFNDVTSIPGSDKVWFQHLSANGSTINVGENGLQILDYLVNGAEERGIKLIIPFVNYWTDFGGMRAYLSAFGGASESDWYTNGAAQSQYRKYVSAVVQRYRDSDAIFAWELANEPRCPGCDVDVIYQWAATTSKYVKSLDPGHMVTLGDEGFGVDGGSSYPYQKVEGTDFAKFLTIETLDFGTIHLYPSHWSESYEWGSEWVTAHAKACAKAGKPCLLEEYGAVGEQCARQGPWQKTSRETEGMGGDTFWQWGETLSIGKTHDDDFTIFYGDSDWDCLVKDHVAAIQGST; from the exons ATGCGATTCGAGATCGCACAACTATTCACTTTCTTTGCAGCCGCGTCCCTTTGGACGACATCAGTTCAGGCGGGCcctgcatctgcatctggCACCAAGTTCACCATTGATGGCGAGACAGGCTACTTTGCAGGCACTAATTGCTACTGGTGCTCGTTCTTGACTAACCGCGCCGATATCGACCAGACACTGGATAACATCGCCACCTCTGGCCTTCGCATCCTCCGCGTTTGGGGCTTCAATGACGTAACCTCGATTCCGGGCAGCGACAAAGTTTGGTTCCAGCACCTTTCGGCAAACGGATCTACCATCAATGTTGGGGAGAATGGCTTGCAGATTCTTGACTATCTCGTCAATGGCGCTGAAGAGCGAGGaatcaagctcatcatcccATTCGTCAACTACTGGACTGACTTTGGTGGAATGCGTGCGTACCTATCGGCATTCGGTGGCGCAAGCGAAAGCGACTGGTATACCAACGGCGCGGCGCAGTCCCAGTACCGGAAATATGTCAGCGCCGTTGTTCAACGATATCGAGACTCTGATGCAATCTTTGCGTGGGAACTGGCTAATGAGCCACGTTGCCCTGGGTGTGATGTCGATGTCATCTATCAGTGGGCTGCCACGACGTCCAAGTACGTCAAGAGCCTCGACCCTGGTCATATGGTTActcttggagatgaaggatTCGGTGTGGATGGTGGCAGTTCTTACCCCTATCAGAAGGTCGAGGGCACGGATTTTGCCAAGTTCTTGACCATTGAGACGCTGGACTTTGGCACCATTCATCTTTATCCAAGTCACT GGAGCGAGTCATACGAATGGGGCAGCGAATGGGTCACCGCCCATGCCAAGGCATGTGCGAAGGCGGGAAAGCCATGCTTGTTGGAAGAGT ATGGCGCTGTCGGCGAGCAATGTGCTCGTCAAGGCCCGTGGCAGAAAACTTCCAGAGAAACCGAGGGCATGGGAGGCGACACATTTTGGCAGTGGGGAGAGACCCTTTCCATTGGCAAGACACATGACGACGATTTTACCATTTTCTACGGCGACAGTGACTGGGATTGTTTAGTTAAAGATCATGTTGCTGCGATCCAGGGATCAACCTGA